From the Lathyrus oleraceus cultivar Zhongwan6 chromosome 4, CAAS_Psat_ZW6_1.0, whole genome shotgun sequence genome, one window contains:
- the LOC127075687 gene encoding nudix hydrolase 16, mitochondrial translates to MCDLVARTGRHQQRYEDGYRLVAGCVPFRCKTCEDSSSEKIVEVLLINSSSGPGLLFPKGGWENDETVEEAAVREAIEEAGVRGDLMDCLGCYEFRSKTHQDEFSPEGLCKAAMFSLFVKEELELWPEQNTRNRSWLTVSEALGSLRHAWMRDALECFCKWHEEKFAG, encoded by the exons ATGTGTGATTTGGTTGCTCGTACGGGTCGGCATCAGCAACGGTATGAGGACGGTTATCGTCTTGTTGCTGG GTGTGTTCCCTTTAGATGTAAAACTTGTGAAGACTCTAGTTCTGAGAAGATTGTTGAAGTGCTTCTGATTAATTCATCTAGTGGGCCAGGTCTTTTGTTTCCGAAG GGAGGTTGGGAGAATGATGAAACTGTTGAAGAGGCTGCTGTAAGAGAGGCTATAGAAGAAGCAGGAGTTCGAGGAGATCTAATG GATTGTCTTGGGTGCTATGAGTTTAGGAGTAAGACCCACCAAGATGAGTTCAGTCCAGAAGGGTTGTGTAAAGCAGCAATGTTCTCTTTGTTTGTCAAAGAGGAACTTGAGCTATGGCCTGAGCAAAATACCAGAAATAGGAGTTGGTTGACTGTATCGGAGGCACTTGGAAGCCTTCGACATGCGTGGATGAGGGACGCTCTGGAATGCTTCTGCAAATGGCACGAGGAAAAGTTTGCGGGTTGA